In Gossypium hirsutum isolate 1008001.06 chromosome A10, Gossypium_hirsutum_v2.1, whole genome shotgun sequence, the DNA window TTATATTATGAAAGAAAtgtttgtctttattttttcTCATCTTTAGACATCTCACTCTCTCTTCTCTGCCGATTTCTCCGTTCTTCAAAATTTAAGGTTCGATTTTGTCTAAGCTTCTTCTGTAGTCATACTAATACATTCCATTATTCTTTTCAATATGATTATTGTTACTATGAGAATGATTTATTGTTTAGGCATAGCTATTTTTCAGTTCATGTTTCATGCATCTCTTGTTATTTCAATGTGATTTTAGATATTCAGATGTCACCATATGAAAGCAAGAGCATTGCAATGATTTGAATCTTCAAATCTAACATGTTTtggataagtatatcaatgtttatttttaatactttGAGAAAGACCATTGTTTTTATAGAAGTTTttcctaaaaataatttatttttctgtaagtcattttccgttcgaaaatagattttgaaaatgtatatcaACGGAAATAAGCCTAATTATGGTTTTGGTGATTTCATTTTTGAAAAGATAATGTATCACTATTAATTCCTGTTGAATTTTTGTGATATGCCAATGAAGCATGATACGTTTATGAACTATTTtcgttttcttttatttaatacttttacTCTCTCCCGATGCAGTTTTTTCTGCTAAAAAGTTGCTATGGGTAAGGAGAAGGTTCACATCAACATTGTTGTCATTGGCCATGTCGACTCTGGAAAGTCAACAACAACTGGTCACTTGATCTACAAGCTTGGAGGTATTGACAAGCGTGTGATCGAGAGGTTCGAGAAGGAAGCTGCTGAGATGAACAAAAGGTCATTCAAGTATGCCTGGGTGCTCGATAAGTTGAAGGCTGAGCGTGAGCGTGGTATCACCATTGATATTGCCTTGTGGAAGTTTGAGACAACCAAGTACTACTGCACTGTCATTGATGCTCCTGGACATCGTGACTTCATTAAGAATATGATTACGGGTACTTCTCAAGCTGACTGTGCTGTCCTTATCATTGACTCCACAACTGGAGGTTTTGAAGCTGGTATTTCCAAGGATGGGCAGACCCGTGAGCATGCTCTCCTTGCCTTCACTCTTGGTGTCAAGCAAATGATTTGCTGCTGCAACAAGGTTGAATTTTGCTTCATTTTCCcaaatatgatgttttataatttgattttcaGCTTAGTTATAATTTGATTGGTTTTGTTGCAAATTATTCTGTTAATTCTGTATAGATGGATGCCACAACCCCCAAGTACTCAAAGGCAAGGTATGATGAAATTGTTAAGGAAGTTTCTTCCTACCTGAAGAAGGTTGGTTACAACCCTGAGAAGATTCCATTCGTCCCCATATCTGGTTTTGAGGGTGACAACATGATTGAGAGGTCCACCAACCTCGATTGGTACAAGGGTCCAACCCTCCTTGAGGCTCTTGACCAGATCAATGAGCCCAAGAGACCCTCTGACAAGCCCCTCCGTCTCCCACTTCAGGATGTCTACAAGATCGGTGGTATTGGAACTGTCCCGGTGGGTCGTGTTGAAACCGGTACCCTTAAGCCTGGAATGGTTGTTACATTCGGACCTTCTGGATTGACCACTGAAGTTAAGTCTGTTGAGATGCATCATGAAGCTCTTCAAGAGGCTCTTCCTGGTGACAATGTTGGGTTCAATGTGAAGAATGTTGCTGTCAAGGATCTCAAGCGTGGATATGTTGCCTCCAACTCCAAGGATGATCCTGCCAAGGAGGCAGCCAACTTCACCTCCCAAGTTATCATTATGAACCATCCAGGACAGATAGGAAATGGTTATGCACCTGTCCTCGATTGCCACACCTCCCACATTGCTGTGAAGTTTGCAGAGCTCTTGACCAAGATTGACAGACGATCTGGTAAGGAGCTAGAGAAGGAGCCTAAGTTCTTGAAGAATGGTGATGCAGGTATG includes these proteins:
- the LOC107934197 gene encoding elongation factor 1-alpha, encoding MGKEKVHINIVVIGHVDSGKSTTTGHLIYKLGGIDKRVIERFEKEAAEMNKRSFKYAWVLDKLKAERERGITIDIALWKFETTKYYCTVIDAPGHRDFIKNMITGTSQADCAVLIIDSTTGGFEAGISKDGQTREHALLAFTLGVKQMICCCNKMDATTPKYSKARYDEIVKEVSSYLKKVGYNPEKIPFVPISGFEGDNMIERSTNLDWYKGPTLLEALDQINEPKRPSDKPLRLPLQDVYKIGGIGTVPVGRVETGTLKPGMVVTFGPSGLTTEVKSVEMHHEALQEALPGDNVGFNVKNVAVKDLKRGYVASNSKDDPAKEAANFTSQVIIMNHPGQIGNGYAPVLDCHTSHIAVKFAELLTKIDRRSGKELEKEPKFLKNGDAGMIKMVPTKPMVVETFSEYPPLGRFAVRDMRQTVAVGVIKSVEKKDPSGAKVTKSAAKKGGK